From the Jeongeupia sp. HS-3 genome, the window TGGCGACCGCAATCATTCGCCCGGGTTTGCACGCCCCTTTGGCGACAAATGCGTCGACCGCTTCCTCACTCACATTGGTAGAAATGTCTGCAAGCTGGTCGGTAAGCCGATACGCCCACATCCTCGACCTTCCGCCCTCACTGGTACTATGAGCAGTGCAAATCAAGCGAGGAATAGGCACGATCAGTCGCAACAACCGACAAAAGATGTTGGCATGGACCATATGGCTATGTATCACATCTGGCTTGAAATTCAGAATGATCCGACGAACCGCTTTCAATGCAGATATCAAACCAGAAGCCGTTTTCTGCATGTTCAGTTCGAAAAGCCTGACTCGGGTATCTACAGGACGATTCAGCGTAGCGCCATTCAAAGAAACCAAAGTGACCTCATGGCCAGCCATCGCGAAACAATCAACCAAATCGCAAACTTGGCGCTCTGCTCCCCCCATCCCCAAACCAGTAATAACCAGTAACAGCCTCATAGAAAACTATTATTCACCAAGGTTGATTGATAAAAGTATATATTGATAAAAAGAAGCCCAACCACAAAGATCAAATCAACAGATCTAGACTTATTGGCCAGTGCGACATAAACAAATGGCAAAAAAGAAATAACCAATCTACCTGCAATCGGAGAAAAAAAATACAATACCAAGTAACTCACAACCCCAATAAGCGCTACGGAATACACACCTTCACTCAACAGCCAACTACGCCCGCGTGAAATCAAGATTAAGAAGAGCCCACCCCAGAGTATAAAAGCCGCACCTGAAGCGGTTGCTTCATTTGTCAAGTGTTCCTCCGTAGCTTGTCGCACCCCAAGATATTCTGCGGCAACGAGCCCAACCAATGCCAACATCGAAGCCCCTGCAGTATAGGCAGCAACTCTCCACTTCAAACCAAGATCAAATCGATCCAGAAGAAAATCTAAAATTAGAAACCCCAATATTATAAAGTTCAATGTATGAACAAAGGAAAGAATTAAACATGCAAAAATCCACCACTTTCTTTTATTTGTAATACAAACAACAAACAACAAAACCGCTGAGCATAACCCCTGCCTAAGGACAACCATTCCAAGATGAAAAAACTGGGCAGAGCAGAGCAAAAGCAGAGCAACGAGCACAAATGACGTCAGCCCCCTAGCCTTGAGACCACAAGAGAGGAATATCAAGAATATCGAGAAAGACGAGTAAAAAGCGGGAATAGACGCCGGGTCAAGAAAAAAACTCAAAAAATGATTCAAGAGCAAAAAAATGGGCTCATTGAAAAGCCCCTTAAATAGGGAGTATTCGAAATTATCTTTGAGGATAAAAATTGATTCATATGCATAAATCAGGTAATTATCCCGATCACGAAGAACATTCACCGGGAAAAGCTGGGCAACAACAGCCGTAAATGAAGCAATTAAAATCGCACCACCGCTTTTTAGCTTCAACACCGCCCTCCCTTACCAATAAGCACTGAGGCCATTTTGCAACCCCATCCATTTTGACATACAACGAAATCTAGTCGTCTCGAAACTGAATCAAAACAAATCAATAAACCATGCATGACTTCACACAGAAAACTGAGCCCCTTGAATGGCCCCATTTAATTCAAACCCAACAAATGCACCCACTTAATCAACACCACATCAAGATCGAATTTTTCCACGCCTTTTAAAGCTTCATTTTGATGAAATAGATAACGTTCATCGTCATTCGCCATTTCAATGGCGTCACACAATGCCGTGGCCAGCGCAACAACATCCTCGGGTGGACACAGCCATCCGTTCCGCCTGTGCTGAATAATTTCGCTGGGCCCTGTATCGCAATCAAAAGCGACCATTGGCAACCCATGCGCAGATGCCTCAAGTAATACCATCGGCAGCCCCTCATAACGGGAACTCAAAACATACAGACGTGAATGCCGATAGTAAGGCTCAATATTTTTCTGAAATGGGATTAATGAAGCAGAGCTTTCAACACCAAAATCTTTTATAAGACCTTCAAGTAAAGCCTTATCTTCACCATCACCGATTATTTGCAACTTCCAGCCAGGCGACTTAACTGAGACAAGACTCCACGCTCGCAACAGAAGATCAAACCCCTTTTGGTGAACGAATCGCCCAGCAGCTAAAACGATTTTTTGTCGATCATTTGTGTTGATAGCACTTAAAATAGTCTGAGATGGTGATGGCGATGGATTTGGAATAGCGACCACGGAGGCCCGACACCAAGCGCCCTGCACCCAGAACGACTTATCACGCTCAGTTAATGTAACAACATTGTCACACATCAACGCAGCCATATGTCGTGCGATCCGCCGGTTTCTTCTCCCAAGATCCACTTTGAAATTGAAATGCTCCCAGCAAACGTGCTTAATCGAAAGCCCGTAAACGGCGGGAACGGCAAATAACGCCAACATGGATTCTACATCAATCAACACATCAACACTGCGAGAGCGAAGGAATCGTCGAAGACGAATTACAACCAGCGCAAACCATAAAGAAAATCGATGTCGACTAGCAAACAGCGAATGACAAACCACTTGCGGATCAAGATCGAAAAATGGTTTTCGCCCCCCCCAAAGGCTCAAAATTGTTATTTGACAATCACGACGGTGTGCCAACGCATTGGCAACCAAACTTACCACCCGTTCAGTTCCGCCACTAGAATCCAAGTTTCCGACAAAAAAACATATATTTTTTTTCATAGTCTGCAACGATCACCAAATTTTCAACGGAAAATCCATCTAACCCCAGCACCGATGGCAAAAACATAACCAGATGCAACAGCCATCACAGCACCTATGCCGCCGTAGCTTGGAATAGTAAAATAACCAACAACAACACATATTACTGCTGCAGCACCCCATTTCAGAATAGTCTTTTGCCCAAGGCCATATTTAATCAAGTAGGTATTCAGTCCAGCCTCAAAAAAGACCAACGGACATAAAAGCAAAGACGCCGACAAAGTTTTTGCACCATAAACAAATTCACCACCAAATACAGCGCCCATAATCCATTCACTTGCACTAAATAAAGAAAGGCATCCAATTAAGGCCAGCCCCCCCATGCCTAATGCAAGAAATAGAACATGTTTTTTCACTAAAGATTCATTTCTTGATCCATATATCAAAACTGGCGCAGCACTAACAGCCATCAATGGAGCCAACTGATTTACATTATCAGTAATTTGCATGCTTGCGGAATAAATGCCCAATTCATGCGCACTAGATAAAAATCGCACAAGAAATCGATCGACCCTCAGAAAACCGTACATTGCGATCAACCCTACAAGAAACGGCCACCCTTGAGCGAAAAGACTATAAATCTCTTCTCGGCAAAAAGCATCTTTAGCTCGTCCAAATCTTCGCCTAAAAACATAAAGCAACCCTAATGAAATTAAACAAGCCTCTAACACCCAAGCAAACGCGTAATAAATTGGATTATTCACACCCAAAGAATAAACACAAACTACAAATAAAAGCCGACCCAACGTTGCACACAAACCAAGTAGAGACGCG encodes:
- a CDS encoding EpsG family protein — translated: MLKLKSGGAILIASFTAVVAQLFPVNVLRDRDNYLIYAYESIFILKDNFEYSLFKGLFNEPIFLLLNHFLSFFLDPASIPAFYSSFSIFLIFLSCGLKARGLTSFVLVALLLLCSAQFFHLGMVVLRQGLCSAVLLFVVCITNKRKWWIFACLILSFVHTLNFIILGFLILDFLLDRFDLGLKWRVAAYTAGASMLALVGLVAAEYLGVRQATEEHLTNEATASGAAFILWGGLFLILISRGRSWLLSEGVYSVALIGVVSYLVLYFFSPIAGRLVISFLPFVYVALANKSRSVDLIFVVGLLFINIYFYQSTLVNNSFL
- a CDS encoding glycosyltransferase family 4 protein, whose translation is MKKNICFFVGNLDSSGGTERVVSLVANALAHRRDCQITILSLWGGRKPFFDLDPQVVCHSLFASRHRFSLWFALVVIRLRRFLRSRSVDVLIDVESMLALFAVPAVYGLSIKHVCWEHFNFKVDLGRRNRRIARHMAALMCDNVVTLTERDKSFWVQGAWCRASVVAIPNPSPSPSQTILSAINTNDRQKIVLAAGRFVHQKGFDLLLRAWSLVSVKSPGWKLQIIGDGEDKALLEGLIKDFGVESSASLIPFQKNIEPYYRHSRLYVLSSRYEGLPMVLLEASAHGLPMVAFDCDTGPSEIIQHRRNGWLCPPEDVVALATALCDAIEMANDDERYLFHQNEALKGVEKFDLDVVLIKWVHLLGLN
- a CDS encoding oligosaccharide flippase family protein: MKKIALNFGWLLVERGGQVVSALIVSGLIARSLGVGGYGEFQYALAVVLFFSSFGLVCGAEVILPRMVDSSRLKARRVIFNAFLLRELAAGCSYGVLLIFSFFSMGSGREFWTVAVVGLMVFFREPSAVVTTYLQSQSAARVASLLGLCATLGRLLFVVCVYSLGVNNPIYYAFAWVLEACLISLGLLYVFRRRFGRAKDAFCREEIYSLFAQGWPFLVGLIAMYGFLRVDRFLVRFLSSAHELGIYSASMQITDNVNQLAPLMAVSAAPVLIYGSRNESLVKKHVLFLALGMGGLALIGCLSLFSASEWIMGAVFGGEFVYGAKTLSASLLLCPLVFFEAGLNTYLIKYGLGQKTILKWGAAAVICVVVGYFTIPSYGGIGAVMAVASGYVFAIGAGVRWIFR